The following proteins are encoded in a genomic region of Maribacter hydrothermalis:
- a CDS encoding T9SS type B sorting domain-containing protein gives MKITCPKQIIFFVSLLCSISTHLQAQLGFCGGNSGDPIFTEDFGSGTTDGPALPAGTTTYNFTTGTPNDGDYTISSTTNYFDWLSIQDHTPGDTNGKSFIVNASFTAGEFYQRQVTGLCENTSYEFSSWLINLQPAGSCEGNSIPVNVRFQIWDETDTNLLAQGDTGSILGTGTTEWDQYALVFKTVPGQTSVILKMRNNSNGGCGNDLAIDDIVFKSCGDDVTVSTSTNEQSLIVCENQGSVSRMLTATPDFSIFTTHAYQWQQSTDQQTWTDIPGENSAILDTPAVTTTSYFRVKIAEDIVNVNNDLCNVVSDVFDIIVLPIPPAPTSNGNVEICEGELGVLSVNTQTTYSIKWYDAATGGNLILSDNQNFEIGVAGTYYAEANSIEIECASATRTPVTLTVNLLPVVPEDTSAFLCEDSITSLDAEIENVTYQWSTGATTQLIDVSEAGEYTVTVTNTNGCSATRTFLVDQIDLPRIDNIKSDGPSIVVSTSNTGNFEYSLDGISFQSSSVFEAVDGGFYTIYVQDNTDCGVATADFYHLVIQKFFTPNGDTVNDLFEPDGLEVFSSFTISIFDRYGKLLKFGNLNSASWDGSFLGNQMPEDDYWYLIEADSTQFRGHFSLKR, from the coding sequence GTGAAAATAACATGTCCCAAACAAATAATCTTTTTCGTAAGCTTATTATGCAGTATTTCTACCCACCTCCAAGCTCAACTTGGTTTTTGTGGTGGTAATTCTGGCGACCCCATTTTTACCGAAGATTTTGGATCTGGAACTACTGATGGTCCCGCCTTGCCAGCTGGTACAACCACCTATAATTTTACAACCGGTACGCCAAATGATGGTGATTATACCATTTCTAGCACAACCAATTATTTTGACTGGCTTTCTATACAAGACCACACTCCTGGCGACACTAATGGCAAATCATTTATTGTCAATGCCAGTTTTACCGCCGGGGAGTTTTATCAACGTCAAGTAACAGGCTTATGCGAGAACACCTCCTATGAGTTTTCGTCTTGGCTAATTAACTTACAACCTGCCGGTAGCTGTGAAGGCAATAGTATACCTGTTAATGTTCGTTTTCAAATTTGGGACGAGACAGATACCAACCTACTTGCTCAAGGAGATACGGGAAGCATTCTAGGAACAGGAACTACCGAATGGGACCAATATGCCTTGGTATTTAAAACAGTACCTGGCCAAACATCGGTAATTCTGAAAATGAGAAACAATAGTAATGGAGGATGCGGAAATGACCTTGCCATCGATGATATTGTATTTAAATCTTGCGGAGATGATGTTACCGTTTCAACAAGTACTAATGAACAAAGTTTAATTGTTTGCGAAAATCAAGGGAGCGTTTCAAGAATGTTAACGGCTACACCAGATTTTTCTATTTTTACAACACATGCCTACCAATGGCAACAAAGTACCGATCAACAGACCTGGACGGATATTCCAGGTGAAAATAGTGCTATTTTAGACACGCCAGCTGTTACCACTACCTCCTATTTTAGAGTAAAAATAGCAGAGGACATTGTTAATGTAAACAATGATTTATGCAACGTCGTATCCGATGTTTTTGATATTATTGTTCTACCAATTCCGCCTGCCCCAACAAGTAATGGCAATGTTGAAATTTGTGAAGGTGAATTAGGTGTTTTATCTGTGAATACACAAACCACATATTCCATAAAGTGGTATGATGCCGCTACTGGAGGAAACTTGATTTTATCTGATAACCAAAATTTTGAAATCGGTGTTGCCGGCACGTATTATGCAGAAGCTAATTCCATAGAAATTGAATGCGCATCTGCAACCAGAACACCTGTCACTTTAACCGTTAATCTGTTGCCGGTTGTTCCTGAAGATACCAGCGCTTTTTTATGTGAAGATTCTATTACTTCTTTAGATGCGGAAATTGAAAATGTAACCTACCAATGGAGTACTGGTGCAACAACACAGCTAATTGATGTATCGGAAGCGGGTGAATATACCGTTACTGTAACCAACACTAATGGATGCTCTGCCACACGTACTTTTTTAGTTGACCAGATAGATTTACCAAGAATCGATAACATTAAATCTGATGGACCTTCAATTGTCGTTTCAACATCTAATACTGGAAATTTTGAATATTCTTTAGATGGAATTTCATTTCAATCTAGTTCTGTTTTTGAAGCTGTCGATGGAGGATTTTACACAATTTATGTTCAAGATAATACAGATTGTGGCGTGGCAACAGCAGATTTTTATCATTTAGTTATCCAAAAATTCTTTACACCGAACGGAGATACTGTCAATGACCTTTTTGAACCTGACGGATTAGAGGTGTTCAGTTCCTTTACTATTTCAATTTTTGACCGCTACGGAAAACTATTAAAATTCGGAAATCTAAACTCCGCTTCTTGGGATGGTTCATTTCTTGGAAACCAAATGCCAGAAGATGATTATTGGTATCTTATCGAAGCTGATTCTACACAATTTAGAGGTCATTTTAGTTTAAAACGTTAA
- a CDS encoding cell division protein FtsX, with amino-acid sequence MANSFENYQRRKLISSYFSVVLSIALVLFLLGILGLLVLNTKKMADRSKEQITISVFLKENTKEIEVEQLQKTLAMSDYTKSSTYVTKEEAAKLHSEEIGEDFVDYLGYNPLKNSIDIKLNADFVTAEKVEEIATTLSEKGFVDEVSYDKVLVSMVAKSVEQIGFWILVASAIFTFIAVLLINSSIRLSIYSKRFIIKTMQMVGATKTFIRRPFIWQNIKLGMIGAAIALIAIGGVVYYVNTNFQDLGLLEDPYILVILFVSVFLLGILISFFSTYIATQRFLNLRTDELYY; translated from the coding sequence ATGGCTAACTCTTTCGAAAATTATCAAAGACGCAAACTCATCTCCTCCTATTTTTCTGTGGTGTTAAGTATTGCATTGGTCTTGTTCCTACTAGGAATTTTAGGATTATTGGTTTTAAACACCAAAAAAATGGCAGATCGCTCTAAAGAGCAGATAACTATATCGGTCTTTTTAAAAGAAAACACCAAGGAAATTGAGGTTGAACAGCTTCAAAAGACATTGGCCATGTCTGACTATACGAAGTCATCTACCTACGTTACCAAAGAAGAGGCTGCCAAATTACATAGTGAAGAAATAGGTGAAGACTTTGTAGATTATTTAGGATACAATCCGCTAAAAAACTCTATTGACATAAAACTAAATGCAGATTTTGTTACTGCAGAAAAAGTAGAAGAAATAGCTACAACCCTTTCTGAAAAAGGATTTGTTGACGAAGTTAGCTATGATAAGGTTTTAGTAAGTATGGTCGCCAAAAGTGTTGAGCAAATTGGCTTTTGGATTTTAGTAGCTAGCGCCATTTTTACTTTTATAGCCGTATTGCTTATTAATAGTTCTATTCGCCTTTCTATTTACTCTAAAAGATTTATTATTAAAACCATGCAAATGGTAGGGGCAACTAAAACTTTTATTAGAAGACCTTTTATTTGGCAAAATATTAAATTAGGTATGATAGGGGCTGCAATTGCATTGATCGCTATTGGTGGAGTTGTATATTATGTAAATACAAATTTTCAAGATTTAGGCTTATTAGAAGACCCCTATATTCTTGTTATTTTGTTTGTTAGCGTTTTTCTATTGGGTATTCTTATTTCGTTCTTTAGCACCTATATTGCGACCCAACGCTTCT